The following are from one region of the Elgaria multicarinata webbii isolate HBS135686 ecotype San Diego chromosome 13, rElgMul1.1.pri, whole genome shotgun sequence genome:
- the MYCL gene encoding protein L-Myc, giving the protein MWSGFSARERLGRSLGEKLAAKPPAPPPAPPPGAHEPGLDGQCVAPGAVFAWPVGGPAAADSKIPASSGSESQSDSEGEEIDVVTVEKKRQSLSVRKPVTITVRADPLDPCMKHFHISIHQQQHNYAARSPSEACPREGALERGTQEDEEEEEEEEEDSSNSHNADASGDGHGAQSPGQVEESFSPESIFPKSGSAPSSDTEDVTKRKNHNFLERKRRNDLRSRFLALRDQVPDLATCSKTPKVVVLSKASEYLQSLLRAEQQMVAEKKLLKLHQLQLLKRISHLKGVH; this is encoded by the exons ATGTGGAGCGGCTTCTCGGCCCGCGAGCGCCTCGGCAGAAGCCTGGGCGAGAAGCTGGCCGCCAAGCCGCCTGCCCCGCCGCCTGCCCCGCCTCCAGGAGCGCACGAGCCCGGGCTGGACGGCCAGTGCGTGGCCCCGGGCGCCGTCTTTGCCTGGCCCGTCGGGGGGCCCGCGGCGGCAGACAGCAAGATTCCGGCCTCGTCCGGCTCCGAGAGCCAAAGCGACTCTG aaggggAAGAAATCGATGTGGTgactgtggagaagaagaggcagtcCCTCAGTGTGAGGAAGCCGGTCACCATCACAGTCCGAGCTGACCCCTTGGATCCATGCATGAAACATTTCCACatatccatccaccagcagcagcacaactATGCTGCCCGCTCCCCTTCGGAGGCCTGCCCCAGGGAGGGCGCCTTGGAGAGAGGCACCCAGGaagacgaagaggaggaggaggaggaggaggaggacagcagCAACAGCCACAATGCTGATGCCAGTGGGGATGGCCATGGTGCACAGTCCCCAGGGCAAGTGGAGGAGAGTTTCTCTCCGGAATCTATCTTCCCGAAATCTGGGAGCGCTCCCAGCTCAGACACGGAAGATGTGACTAAGCGGAAAAACCACAACTTCTTGGAGCGCAAGCGGCGGAATGACCTTCGCTCCCGTTTCCTGGCACTGAGGGACCAGGTGCCTGATCTTGCAACCTGCTCCAAAACCCCCAAAGTGGTGGTCTTGAGCAAAGCGTCTGAGTACCTGCAGTCTCTGCTCCGTGCAGAGCAGCAGATGGTTGCTGAGAAGAAGCTGCTGAAGTTGCATCAGCTTCAGCTGTTGAAACGGATTTCACATCTGAAGGGGGTGCATTAG